The following proteins come from a genomic window of Hymenobacter canadensis:
- a CDS encoding SWIM zinc finger family protein, with translation MTDFAYAYARPSALEAGTEGQALLLSAFAEDAAEAAGTACFFRGRLRDSWLAARGLSTLAKVVAARFVPQSAVLRDPIVTAGAGRLRFEAFSSCNGVYARLDLGPEALDGEFLCSGTTNVDFNEPMVNALARISRTEPVLLSVGEQEVVLERAAGRVTERKVALPERWIKGLTTVQGYLAQMEEKMRLTRLQAVQLVQSLPAGTARTDFFLVLRGPRPSFAAVASPGAVRVGGVHRLRLLEGLLPLCEALRVYAAPNGQAAAFVLDLGGGQQFVLALSADAWRGFSGEGNQLEALVDELPAEWVAGANALFRGNETFNPTLFALEHGLAPDTVDRLCASLSAMGLLGFDLLENQYFYRRLPFKTQRILSLNPRLKNARALLSAADDVQLVSIGPQGRTEARVRGTGVWYTVLVGGPEPARCTCPWYSGHQGQRGPCKHVLAAQLRFVQS, from the coding sequence ATGACTGATTTTGCTTATGCCTACGCCCGGCCGTCGGCGCTGGAAGCGGGGACCGAGGGCCAGGCCCTGCTGTTATCGGCCTTTGCCGAAGATGCTGCCGAAGCAGCAGGAACGGCCTGCTTTTTCCGCGGCCGTTTGCGCGACTCATGGCTGGCAGCGCGGGGCCTGAGCACGCTGGCCAAAGTGGTAGCCGCCCGCTTCGTGCCCCAAAGCGCCGTGCTGCGCGACCCAATCGTGACGGCCGGGGCCGGGCGGCTGCGGTTCGAGGCCTTTTCCTCATGCAATGGCGTGTACGCCCGCCTTGACCTGGGCCCCGAGGCGCTGGACGGCGAGTTTCTGTGCAGCGGCACCACCAACGTCGATTTCAATGAGCCGATGGTGAATGCCCTGGCCCGCATTTCGCGCACCGAGCCGGTGCTGCTGTCGGTGGGCGAGCAGGAAGTGGTGCTGGAGCGGGCCGCCGGGCGCGTGACCGAGCGCAAAGTGGCGCTGCCGGAGCGCTGGATCAAAGGCCTGACCACCGTGCAGGGCTACTTGGCCCAGATGGAGGAAAAGATGCGCCTCACGCGTCTGCAGGCCGTGCAGCTGGTGCAGAGCCTGCCCGCCGGCACCGCCCGCACCGATTTTTTCCTGGTGTTGCGCGGCCCGCGGCCCAGCTTTGCGGCCGTGGCCAGCCCCGGCGCAGTGCGGGTGGGCGGCGTGCACCGGCTGCGGCTGCTGGAAGGCCTGCTGCCGCTGTGTGAGGCCCTGCGCGTGTACGCCGCGCCCAACGGGCAGGCGGCGGCCTTCGTGCTGGATCTGGGCGGTGGCCAGCAGTTTGTGCTGGCGCTGTCGGCGGATGCATGGCGCGGGTTTTCGGGCGAGGGCAACCAGTTGGAGGCCTTGGTGGACGAGTTGCCCGCCGAGTGGGTGGCCGGGGCCAATGCCCTGTTCCGGGGCAACGAAACCTTCAACCCCACCCTGTTTGCCCTGGAGCACGGCCTCGCCCCCGACACCGTGGACCGCCTCTGCGCCAGCCTCTCGGCCATGGGCCTGCTGGGCTTCGACCTGCTCGAAAACCAGTATTTCTACCGCCGCCTGCCCTTCAAAACCCAGCGCATCCTGAGCCTCAACCCGCGCCTGAAAAACGCCCGCGCCCTGCTCTCCGCCGCCGACGATGTGCAGCTGGTGAGCATCGGCCCCCAGGGCCGCACCGAGGCCCGGGTGCGTGGTACCGGCGTGTGGTATACCGTGCTGGTAGGCGGCCCCGAGCCAGCCCGCTGCACCTGCCCCTGGTACAGCGGCCACCAAGGCCAGCGCGGCCCCTGCAAGCACGTGCTGGCCGCCCAGCTGCGCTTCGTGCAGAGCTGA
- a CDS encoding efflux RND transporter permease subunit, whose product MIAETFIRRPVTAIVTSLVIVLVGVLAILNLPVGQYPEITPPTVSVSGTYTGADAQTVEQTVATPVEVQVNGTPGMTYLQSNSTSNGQMSMTVNFEVGTDINIAALDVQNRVGIAQPTLPQEVQRLGLVVRKRNPSILMLVAMYAPKGTHNTTFLDNYANVFVKDALLRTKGVGDIVSRADDFSMRVWLKPDKLSQLGVTAQEVTAAIQEQNAQIAAGSIGAPPAQTGQTFEYIVFVKGRLTNTEEFGNVIVKTRPDDGSVVYLKDVARLELGKFNYANNSFVDGKRSAYLLVYQAPGANALETYENVVATMDQLKKQFPADLDYVVPFEAASVVKVSIEEVLHTLVEALVLVIIVVFLFLQSWRSTLIPVLAIPVSIIGTFIMFIPLGFTINTLTMFGFVLAIGIVVDDAIVVVEAVEHNMNERGMNPLDATLAAMREISAPVIAIALILAAVFVPVGFIPGITGRLYQQFAITIAISVIISAFVALSLTPALCVLLLKPHKRDENSKGLDKFFYKFNTWFDKVTGKYGRGVQSGIKHSRFVVVILVCIIAGTGLLFAKKPGGFIPTEDEGRIIITFNLPEAASTERTVGTLKAIMKELSEVKGIRHYAGLGGLNAVNFSSKSNSGTVFCQLEPWEERKDEELQLQGLIANIQKRMSRFKEANVVVISPPAIPGLGNTGGFSFVLQEREAGGDIKNFDAQLQNFLNALRKRPEITGAFSFFTANTPGYELTIDREKAKKLGVSISDIGTALRTYLGSAYVNDFTVYGRNFRVVTQADSMYRGDISNLGQYYVRNSSGGMVPLSTLTSYKRNESAPLISHYNLFRSAEINGNAAPGYSSGDAIKALEETAAQSLPAGYGFEFSGLTREEQLAGGQTVYIFALSLTFVFLFLAALYESWSVPFSVLLAVPLGAFGAILALIFLPKLTNNVYAQIGLITLIGLSAKNAILIIEFAKERVDKGMPLVDATLEAVRLRLRPIIMTSLAFILGVLPLVFASGAGAQSRQTIGWTVLGGMISATLLAIFIVPVLYVLITRFAYGKEKLAELEANYKPDEEHGGPKEAGPGEGDHSPAPQPA is encoded by the coding sequence ATGATTGCAGAAACCTTTATCCGGCGTCCCGTTACGGCCATTGTCACCTCCCTGGTGATTGTGCTGGTGGGCGTGCTGGCCATCCTGAACCTGCCCGTGGGGCAGTATCCGGAGATTACGCCGCCCACCGTATCCGTGAGCGGTACCTACACCGGCGCCGACGCCCAAACCGTGGAGCAGACCGTGGCCACGCCCGTGGAAGTGCAGGTGAACGGCACGCCCGGCATGACTTACCTGCAAAGCAACAGCACCAGCAACGGGCAGATGAGCATGACGGTGAACTTCGAGGTGGGCACCGACATCAACATTGCCGCCCTCGATGTGCAGAACCGCGTGGGCATTGCCCAGCCCACGCTGCCGCAGGAAGTGCAGCGCCTGGGCTTGGTGGTGCGCAAGCGGAACCCCAGCATTCTGATGCTGGTGGCCATGTACGCGCCCAAAGGCACCCACAACACCACCTTCCTCGACAACTACGCCAACGTGTTCGTGAAGGACGCCCTGCTGCGCACCAAGGGCGTGGGCGACATCGTGAGCCGCGCCGACGACTTCTCGATGCGCGTGTGGCTCAAGCCCGATAAGCTCAGCCAGCTCGGCGTCACGGCCCAGGAAGTCACGGCCGCCATTCAGGAGCAGAACGCCCAGATTGCGGCCGGCTCCATCGGCGCGCCCCCGGCCCAGACCGGCCAGACGTTTGAGTACATCGTGTTCGTGAAAGGCCGCCTGACCAACACCGAGGAGTTCGGCAACGTCATCGTGAAAACCCGCCCCGACGACGGCTCGGTGGTGTACCTCAAGGACGTGGCGCGGCTGGAGCTGGGCAAGTTCAACTACGCCAACAACTCCTTCGTGGACGGCAAACGCTCGGCCTACCTGCTCGTGTACCAGGCCCCCGGCGCCAACGCCCTCGAAACCTACGAAAACGTGGTGGCGACCATGGACCAGCTCAAAAAGCAGTTCCCCGCCGACCTCGATTACGTGGTGCCGTTTGAGGCCGCCTCGGTCGTGAAAGTGTCCATCGAGGAAGTGCTCCACACGCTGGTGGAAGCCCTGGTGCTGGTGATTATCGTGGTGTTCCTGTTCCTGCAGAGCTGGCGCTCCACGCTCATTCCGGTGCTAGCCATTCCGGTGTCCATCATCGGCACGTTCATCATGTTCATCCCGCTGGGCTTCACCATCAACACGCTTACCATGTTCGGCTTCGTGCTGGCCATCGGGATTGTGGTCGATGACGCTATTGTGGTGGTGGAGGCCGTGGAGCACAATATGAACGAGCGGGGCATGAACCCGCTGGATGCCACGCTGGCCGCCATGCGCGAAATTTCGGCCCCGGTTATTGCCATTGCCTTGATTCTGGCGGCGGTATTTGTCCCGGTGGGCTTCATTCCGGGCATCACCGGGCGGCTGTACCAGCAGTTCGCCATCACCATTGCCATTTCCGTGATTATCTCGGCTTTCGTGGCCCTGTCGCTCACGCCGGCGTTGTGCGTGCTGCTGCTCAAGCCCCACAAGCGCGACGAAAATTCGAAAGGCCTCGACAAGTTCTTCTACAAGTTCAACACCTGGTTTGACAAGGTCACCGGCAAGTACGGCCGGGGCGTGCAAAGCGGCATCAAGCACAGCCGCTTCGTGGTCGTGATTCTGGTCTGCATCATTGCCGGCACCGGGTTGCTGTTTGCCAAGAAGCCCGGGGGCTTCATCCCGACCGAGGACGAAGGCCGCATCATCATCACCTTCAACCTGCCCGAAGCCGCCTCCACCGAGCGCACCGTGGGCACGCTGAAAGCCATTATGAAGGAGCTGAGCGAGGTGAAGGGCATCCGGCACTACGCCGGTCTGGGCGGCCTGAACGCCGTGAACTTCTCCTCGAAATCGAACAGCGGCACCGTATTCTGCCAGCTGGAACCCTGGGAAGAGCGCAAGGACGAGGAGCTGCAATTGCAGGGCCTAATTGCCAACATCCAGAAGCGCATGAGCCGCTTCAAGGAAGCCAACGTGGTGGTGATTTCGCCGCCGGCTATTCCGGGCCTGGGCAACACCGGCGGCTTTTCCTTCGTGCTCCAGGAGCGCGAGGCGGGCGGCGACATCAAGAACTTCGATGCGCAGCTGCAGAACTTCCTGAATGCGCTGCGCAAGCGGCCCGAAATCACCGGAGCCTTCTCGTTCTTCACCGCCAACACCCCCGGCTACGAGCTGACCATTGACCGCGAAAAAGCCAAGAAGCTGGGCGTGTCCATCTCCGATATCGGCACCGCGCTGCGCACCTACCTGGGCTCGGCCTACGTGAACGACTTCACGGTGTACGGCCGCAACTTCCGCGTGGTAACCCAGGCCGACAGCATGTACCGCGGCGACATCAGCAACCTGGGCCAGTACTACGTGCGCAACAGCAGCGGCGGCATGGTGCCCCTGAGCACGCTCACCAGCTACAAGCGCAACGAATCGGCCCCGCTCATCTCGCACTACAATCTGTTCCGCTCGGCCGAAATCAACGGCAACGCAGCTCCCGGCTACTCCTCCGGTGACGCCATCAAGGCCCTGGAGGAAACAGCGGCCCAGTCGTTGCCGGCCGGCTACGGCTTCGAGTTTTCGGGCCTGACCCGCGAGGAGCAGCTGGCCGGCGGCCAGACGGTGTACATCTTCGCCCTGTCGCTCACGTTCGTGTTCCTGTTCCTGGCGGCCCTGTACGAAAGCTGGTCGGTGCCTTTCTCGGTGCTGCTGGCCGTGCCGCTGGGCGCATTCGGGGCTATTCTGGCCCTGATTTTCCTGCCCAAGCTCACCAACAACGTCTACGCCCAGATTGGTCTGATTACGCTCATTGGTTTGTCGGCCAAGAACGCCATTCTGATTATCGAGTTTGCCAAGGAGCGGGTGGATAAAGGCATGCCGCTGGTGGATGCCACCCTGGAAGCCGTGCGCCTGCGCCTCCGCCCCATCATCATGACCTCGCTGGCCTTCATCCTGGGCGTGCTGCCACTGGTATTCGCCTCCGGCGCGGGTGCCCAAAGCCGCCAGACCATCGGCTGGACGGTGCTCGGCGGCATGATTTCGGCCACGCTGCTGGCCATTTTCATTGTGCCGGTGCTCTACGTGCTCATCACCCGCTTCGCCTACGGCAAGGAGAAACTGGCCGAGCTGGAAGCCAACTACAAGCCCGACGAAGAGCACGGCGGCCCCAAAGAAGCCGGCCCCGGCGAAGGCGACCATTCTCCCGCCCCGCAACCGGCGTAA
- a CDS encoding TolC family protein, with the protein MTHLQQALRLLLGLLLLAPSAALAQSAPPSQPANQVFTLDQCLNVALANQPVVRQARIDQEIAQANNQVALAAWLPQVGVQGTAQHYFQLPFTIFPDPTTGTLTPRQIGVRNVTTVGLSGTQVIYNNDVYLAARSKRFNNQAATQNTVNVKIATVSDVSKGFYDVLLAQRQLEVFSQDISRLQRNYRDARARYETGIADKTEYLQAEISLNNSLTGRKQAQEAIKARLAYLKQLMGLSPERPLALQYDTLKLELDATMDTAVALNISNRIEIQQLQTQKSLQDVTVDYYRLGFLPSVSAFGNYNSVFQNNSASDLYRTRFPNSYAGLQLGLPLFTGFRRTQNLRRARLENTRLDEDVSNTRNQINTEYTTALANYKGYYTQYMLGKRNLEASKEVYDVINLQYREGIRAYIDLIVAQTTLRTSQLNYYTALFQLLSSKVDLLRALGELPTEY; encoded by the coding sequence ATGACACACCTACAACAGGCGCTCCGGCTTCTGCTTGGCTTGCTGTTGCTTGCGCCCAGCGCGGCGCTGGCCCAATCGGCCCCTCCCTCCCAGCCTGCCAACCAGGTTTTCACCCTTGATCAGTGCCTGAATGTGGCGCTGGCCAACCAGCCGGTGGTGCGGCAGGCCCGCATCGACCAGGAAATTGCCCAGGCCAACAATCAGGTGGCGCTGGCGGCGTGGCTGCCGCAGGTGGGCGTGCAGGGCACGGCCCAGCACTATTTCCAGCTGCCGTTCACCATCTTCCCCGACCCCACCACCGGCACGCTCACGCCCCGCCAGATTGGCGTGCGCAACGTGACCACCGTGGGTTTGAGCGGGACGCAGGTGATTTACAACAACGACGTGTACCTAGCCGCCCGCAGCAAGCGGTTCAACAACCAGGCCGCCACCCAGAACACCGTGAACGTGAAGATTGCCACCGTTTCGGACGTGAGCAAGGGCTTCTACGACGTGCTGCTGGCCCAGCGCCAGCTGGAGGTGTTCAGCCAGGATATTTCCCGCCTCCAGCGCAACTACCGCGACGCCCGGGCCCGCTACGAAACCGGCATTGCCGACAAAACCGAGTACCTGCAGGCCGAAATTTCGCTTAACAACTCCCTCACCGGCCGCAAGCAGGCCCAGGAAGCCATTAAGGCGCGCCTGGCCTACCTCAAGCAGCTGATGGGCCTGTCGCCCGAGCGGCCCCTGGCCCTGCAGTACGACACGCTGAAGCTGGAGCTGGACGCCACCATGGACACGGCCGTGGCCCTGAACATCAGCAACCGCATCGAAATCCAGCAGCTCCAGACCCAGAAGTCGTTGCAGGACGTTACGGTGGATTACTACCGGCTGGGCTTCCTGCCGTCGGTGTCGGCGTTTGGCAACTACAACTCGGTGTTCCAGAACAACTCGGCCAGCGACCTGTACCGCACGCGCTTCCCCAACTCCTACGCTGGGCTGCAGCTCGGTTTGCCGCTGTTTACCGGCTTCCGGCGCACCCAGAACCTGCGCCGCGCCCGCCTCGAAAACACCCGCCTCGACGAGGACGTGAGCAACACCCGCAACCAGATTAACACCGAGTACACCACGGCGCTGGCCAACTACAAGGGCTACTACACGCAGTATATGCTGGGCAAGCGCAATCTGGAAGCCTCCAAGGAAGTGTACGACGTCATCAACCTGCAATATCGGGAAGGCATCCGCGCCTACATCGACCTGATTGTGGCCCAGACCACCCTGCGCACCTCCCAGCTCAACTACTACACCGCCCTATTCCAGCTCCTGAGCAGCAAAGTGGACCTACTCCGCGCCCTCGGCGAGCTGCCGACGGAGTATTAG
- a CDS encoding efflux RND transporter periplasmic adaptor subunit, protein MKHTLLRFSFAASLLALASCGKKEDEKAAGPPPATPVTLVAARTADAVYYDEYPATVVALNNVELRSQVAGFITQIYFKDGDVVQKGKPLYEIDRRKYQAAYQQALAGVRSAQAVVQNAQVNLSRYQRLAQQDAIARQVVDNAQTSYATAQAQVAQAQANVALARTDLDYSVINAPFTGRIGISQVRLGAQVSPGTTLLNTISAEDPMGVDFVIPDADLSRFADLQRQGGSGQDSTFRLVLPDGARYAQPGKMLAIDRGVNQQTATIQIRVQFPNSKRDLKDGMSTVLNVLNRQSGRRLVVPFKAVVEQMGENFVFIAGDSSKAYQRKVQLGPRLRDQIVIMNGIKDGDQVVTEGLNRLRDGGPITTGAPATAGAGAPASAAK, encoded by the coding sequence ATGAAACATACCCTCCTCCGCTTTTCCTTCGCTGCCAGCCTGCTGGCGTTGGCCAGCTGCGGCAAGAAAGAAGACGAAAAAGCCGCCGGGCCGCCGCCCGCCACACCCGTGACGCTAGTAGCCGCCCGCACCGCCGACGCCGTGTACTACGACGAGTACCCCGCCACCGTGGTGGCCCTCAACAACGTGGAGTTGCGCAGCCAGGTGGCCGGGTTCATCACCCAGATCTACTTCAAGGACGGCGACGTGGTGCAGAAGGGCAAGCCGCTCTATGAGATTGACCGCCGCAAGTATCAGGCCGCCTACCAGCAGGCCCTGGCCGGTGTGCGCAGCGCCCAGGCCGTGGTGCAAAACGCCCAGGTGAACCTGAGCCGCTACCAGCGCCTGGCCCAGCAGGATGCCATTGCCCGGCAGGTGGTGGACAACGCCCAGACCAGCTACGCCACCGCCCAGGCCCAGGTGGCCCAGGCCCAGGCCAACGTGGCCCTGGCCCGCACCGACCTCGACTACTCCGTGATTAACGCGCCCTTCACCGGCCGCATCGGCATTTCGCAGGTGCGGCTGGGGGCGCAGGTCAGCCCCGGCACTACGCTGCTCAACACCATCAGCGCCGAGGACCCGATGGGCGTGGACTTCGTGATTCCGGACGCCGACCTGAGCCGCTTCGCCGACTTGCAGCGCCAGGGCGGCAGCGGCCAGGACTCCACGTTCCGCCTCGTGCTGCCCGATGGCGCGCGCTACGCCCAGCCCGGCAAGATGCTGGCCATCGACCGGGGCGTAAACCAGCAAACCGCCACCATCCAGATTCGGGTGCAGTTCCCGAACTCCAAGCGCGACCTGAAAGACGGCATGAGCACCGTGCTCAACGTGCTCAACCGGCAGTCGGGCCGCCGGCTGGTGGTGCCGTTTAAGGCCGTGGTAGAGCAGATGGGCGAGAACTTCGTGTTCATCGCCGGCGACAGCAGCAAGGCCTACCAGCGCAAAGTGCAGCTCGGCCCCCGCCTCCGCGACCAAATCGTCATCATGAACGGCATCAAGGACGGCGACCAGGTAGTAACCGAAGGCCTCAACCGCCTCCGCGACGGCGGCCCGATTACCACCGGCGCGCCCGCTACCGCCGGCGCCGGAGCCCCAGCCAGCGCCGCTAAGTAA
- a CDS encoding DUF6493 family protein: MNTIETFERIARRGKLQDMVDFLLPLGKQDLLAVRQKTKVLYREMNNWNLGNGRLPFERAPLLFLAGVASYSRKEAATRAFDLPWNFHNSHARQEPGQWELLVQILLHARPVWLTEWLLRVTRSSPWQVIGYTRLRELAEAGLVEYDAWLFAQSLAQHLLAFSHDSRSQTQDLTPEIIYSLQADSTLLERDLPLLFDFDTMVDSAAIYRQQEAQTTWTTLMMRLADAGHLQRADLLSRSLMALRRDFRRPLLTWFKNLYLGLQPTLAERLDRQADLVDLLAHPLPLVVNFALDQLKDLWAHPGFAPAPPLLYAESLLTRHDIKTGIRALFGGLEKLLKREAGVAPTLAALASTALAHADATVQERAAKLLKTLLSATRPLLTAAEAADTIAGLCLYADLLAPAARTLLLPYLPLEDDDPSFSDAVSYVPQTGFVPDISAATAITPVRDWHELLFLTGQLVQQRQPAEVERWLDGLLRLRGQFPADYARQLHPYLVQALPWVLQGKSEEETRAGLLSFSFGNHNGQQELLLALLMSWYLGFPHLKVQQVPLSPAQYHHPDPLLRVEQQRLGAVEEALWAFAAPLPLLSTPTHAPHWVAPSVLVQKLLEYEAAGQEPNSADLCLALARTALASPDDAATARTLLPRFRNADLRQLLTSFLGPTTSEVALPATLPKPPQRRFSGRLAQLIPFLRNTAAPAASPDCTGALPWLWAVAARTRQPHATLPALQHCASYPGVDTPWHPTWKVQQNSHTYKQTWNKEKPEVTEYWQELVVDAPMPQHKLPSGLLLYSLHASVAARNNYSLWATATDLPFLLTLLPNHPEPLYWHLIRIGCRTAGKDTSSQDALRVVLHSLLLPGPAFTEAATLLLALSLTHAAPNCRAVALEVLLAATENSRLVPGALGTVLGQLLATGFAPVQRLTDALAQARAISALVDDAQRQLLDSLLPLLPAAPLRNTRKLIEAYADLQGRTRQAVPEAVQQNLRAWSSSTILKKATAGLLSA, from the coding sequence ATGAACACTATCGAAACGTTTGAACGCATTGCCCGCCGCGGCAAGCTGCAGGATATGGTTGACTTTCTGCTGCCGCTTGGCAAGCAGGATCTGTTGGCCGTACGCCAGAAAACCAAGGTCCTGTACCGCGAAATGAACAACTGGAACCTGGGCAACGGCCGGTTACCATTTGAGCGGGCACCACTGCTGTTTCTGGCGGGCGTGGCCTCCTACTCGCGCAAAGAGGCTGCTACGCGGGCGTTTGATCTGCCCTGGAATTTCCATAACAGCCACGCCCGGCAGGAACCCGGACAATGGGAGCTGCTGGTGCAGATACTGCTGCACGCCCGGCCGGTTTGGCTGACGGAGTGGCTGTTGCGCGTGACGCGCAGCTCACCCTGGCAGGTTATCGGGTACACCCGCCTGCGGGAGCTGGCTGAGGCGGGTCTGGTGGAGTACGATGCCTGGCTGTTTGCCCAGTCGCTAGCGCAGCACCTGCTTGCCTTCAGCCATGATAGCCGGAGCCAAACCCAGGACCTTACTCCCGAGATTATCTACTCCCTGCAGGCTGATTCCACGTTGCTGGAGCGCGACTTGCCCCTGCTGTTTGATTTCGACACGATGGTGGATTCGGCCGCCATCTACCGGCAGCAGGAGGCGCAAACCACCTGGACCACGCTGATGATGCGCCTAGCAGATGCGGGCCACCTGCAGCGCGCTGACCTGCTCAGCCGCAGTCTGATGGCTTTGCGCCGCGACTTCCGTCGCCCGCTCCTGACATGGTTCAAAAACCTGTATTTAGGTCTGCAGCCGACGCTAGCCGAGCGGCTGGACCGCCAGGCCGATTTGGTAGACCTGCTGGCCCACCCGCTGCCGCTGGTCGTCAACTTCGCGCTTGATCAGCTCAAAGACCTGTGGGCGCATCCTGGTTTCGCGCCCGCCCCGCCGCTGCTCTACGCCGAAAGCCTGCTTACCCGCCACGATATTAAAACCGGCATCCGGGCCCTGTTTGGTGGGCTGGAGAAGCTGCTGAAGCGCGAAGCCGGCGTGGCGCCCACGCTGGCGGCCCTGGCCTCCACGGCCCTCGCCCACGCTGATGCCACCGTTCAGGAGCGCGCCGCCAAACTCCTGAAAACCCTGCTCAGCGCCACCAGGCCGCTACTCACGGCCGCCGAAGCCGCCGATACCATCGCCGGCCTCTGCCTCTACGCCGACCTGCTGGCCCCGGCCGCCCGCACCCTGCTCCTGCCCTATTTGCCGCTGGAAGACGATGATCCGTCTTTCAGCGACGCTGTTTCCTACGTGCCGCAAACCGGCTTCGTGCCCGATATTTCTGCCGCCACGGCCATTACGCCGGTGCGCGACTGGCACGAGCTGCTGTTCCTGACCGGGCAGCTGGTGCAGCAGCGCCAGCCGGCGGAGGTGGAGCGCTGGCTGGACGGCCTGCTGCGCCTGCGCGGCCAGTTTCCGGCCGACTATGCCCGGCAGCTGCACCCCTATCTGGTGCAGGCGCTGCCCTGGGTGCTGCAGGGCAAGTCGGAGGAGGAGACGCGGGCGGGGTTGCTCTCGTTTTCCTTTGGCAACCACAACGGGCAGCAGGAGCTGCTGTTGGCCTTACTTATGAGCTGGTACCTGGGGTTTCCGCACCTGAAAGTGCAGCAGGTGCCCTTGAGCCCCGCCCAGTACCACCACCCCGACCCGCTGCTGCGCGTGGAGCAGCAGCGCCTGGGCGCCGTGGAAGAAGCCCTGTGGGCCTTTGCCGCGCCGCTGCCGCTGCTCAGCACGCCCACCCACGCGCCGCACTGGGTGGCGCCCTCCGTGCTGGTACAGAAGCTGCTGGAGTATGAAGCCGCCGGCCAGGAACCCAACTCCGCCGACCTGTGCCTAGCCCTGGCCCGCACTGCCCTGGCCTCCCCCGACGACGCGGCCACGGCCCGCACCCTGCTGCCCCGCTTCCGCAACGCCGACCTGCGTCAGCTGTTGACTTCGTTTCTGGGGCCTACCACATCAGAAGTAGCGCTGCCGGCTACCCTACCGAAGCCGCCGCAACGCCGGTTTTCGGGCCGTCTGGCCCAGCTGATTCCGTTTCTGCGCAACACAGCTGCCCCAGCCGCCAGCCCCGACTGCACCGGCGCGCTGCCCTGGCTGTGGGCAGTAGCGGCCCGCACCCGCCAGCCCCACGCCACGCTACCGGCCCTGCAGCACTGCGCCTCCTACCCCGGCGTGGATACGCCCTGGCATCCCACCTGGAAAGTCCAGCAGAACTCGCACACCTACAAGCAGACCTGGAACAAAGAGAAGCCCGAAGTGACCGAATACTGGCAGGAGCTGGTGGTAGACGCGCCAATGCCGCAGCACAAGCTCCCCTCCGGCCTGCTGCTGTATTCGCTGCACGCCAGCGTGGCGGCCCGCAACAACTATTCGCTGTGGGCTACGGCCACGGACCTGCCGTTTCTGCTCACGCTGCTGCCCAACCACCCCGAGCCGCTGTACTGGCACCTGATCCGCATCGGCTGCCGCACTGCCGGCAAAGACACGTCGTCGCAGGATGCCCTGCGGGTGGTGCTGCACAGCCTGCTGCTGCCGGGGCCGGCCTTCACGGAAGCCGCCACGCTGCTGCTGGCCCTCAGCCTCACGCACGCCGCCCCCAACTGCCGGGCCGTGGCGCTGGAAGTGCTGCTGGCCGCCACGGAAAACAGCCGACTGGTGCCAGGGGCGCTGGGCACCGTTCTGGGCCAACTGCTGGCCACCGGTTTCGCACCCGTGCAGCGCCTCACCGATGCGCTGGCCCAAGCCCGTGCCATCAGCGCGCTGGTGGATGACGCGCAGCGCCAGCTGCTGGACAGCCTGCTGCCGCTGCTGCCGGCCGCACCGCTACGCAACACCCGCAAGCTGATTGAAGCCTACGCCGACCTGCAGGGCCGCACCCGGCAAGCGGTACCGGAGGCAGTGCAGCAGAACCTGCGCGCCTGGAGCAGTTCGACCATCCTGAAGAAAGCCACGGCCGGCCTGTTGAGCGCCTAA